A region of the Styela clava chromosome 1, kaStyClav1.hap1.2, whole genome shotgun sequence genome:
CTAAGAGTCTAGTTTGCAggccaaaaaattttttaagggtgaaaatgtaatataaaaaatttatattttaaaatttcttctaTTTTTGGATGTCTTCTCGTCataaaatttcttatttattaaatttaattgaatatttttatttttcagactGGCGAGGTGTTTTTAAATGACGGAAAACCAGCACCTTATGTGAAATGGTGGAGCTCAGGTTTTCCTGGACCAGGAGGGTATGCCGTCTACCTCGACGTGTTTTTCGAAGCAACACCTATTACTTACCAAGGAATGGGAAATACTACTCCAACATGGAAGATTCATGGCGTCGTTTGCGAGATATAAATAAAGCGACTTTTGTGAATATGTGACTATTTTCCTATCATGCTATTGAAAAGCAAATATttctttgtaaaatttttgtaatcttttttcgaaatttgaatatttgaccTTGTGTTTTGTGTTACAGACAAAAGCGATACGACAATTTTAGACACcgaatatttatatgtatatgagtGTAACTTATTACATTATAAAAAATGGGTTTGTTGCTGAGAACTGATATAGCTGTCATAGGTAAATACTAGTCAACCTGATATCTTTGATTAATTTATCTTTCCAATGTAGTTTATCTACAATTTTGCAACTGCTGCAAAACTTAGCCCGTATCGTTTCATCATGctattgtatatttttagctAAGAATTGTTAATCGACTTATGTCGCCCTTTTATCTTTAACCCTTATCCATTTTTTACTTGCATCGTATTCTAACATTTGGAATTTTGTGACGTTGTACCTACTCATGAGTACTATTCGCTTTGAAGGGTGCGCCACAgtgaaattttgatatgatAATAGTAGAATCAGCCTTTTAGCAAGAGTTGATTTGACAATGGAAACATTAACACAATTTTCTAATAGATTGTTAGCGATCGCTTGAGCGTAGTGTCCAACGTTACACTTAGCTTCATGAGGTCGCATGTTGAATGATTGATGCCAAATCAGAAAGATTGTTGTCTTTTCAAACTACAAAGTTCCTCACTTAGAAGTGGTTTATTGACGTGAGGAGGCCTGTTCGGGGCGTATATGTacataatatgaaaaattatttttccctCTTCGGGAAGCGGTGCTCTAAGTCAGTGGTTACTAACCTTTTTTGAGAgacccaaatttattttttaaataaattttgtaaacttTCGCAATCCAAGGACATGTTCAAATATTAAACAGCTTGTATTACTTTTATTGCCTCAAACCTAATgtctaatataaaatattaatttttacataacatttattCCCTACCCCAAAGTAAAAAGGCAGTGATTGTTTGCCATCAGCAAGTTTCTGATATGGTGATGTGGCTTTACTTAGTAAAATGATGACTGCTAACTTTTCACGCATTGATACTTTCCACATGTACAATTgttattgagcaacacttcgataacaaatacataataaacaataaaatttactggaaaataattgttaaattttagGTTTTACGATCCACAGGTTGGGTAACACTGCTCTAAGCCATGGCATATGCACAAAGATGTGGATCTTATCAtcattttgtattatttgaaatttcctGACACTGAACTAATAAACCTACACAAAAAAACTAGTCTTAGTAGCATGCAAAACACATAGTAATTTTTTTACCTGATGGTGGCAGAGTCACTCTATTTTATCTACTGGAACAAGCATGCGATGGTATCGAAAATAATAAGTAATTCTAAGTCATACTCATTTCAATCTTGGCAAACGACTAACCAAAAGAAATTTGGTATATATTGACTCGGACACCATTTTAGTGACGTACAATAAAAACATTATATTTGAGCGGAAGAACGCGTAGGATAGCTCGTGATTTCAGCAATAACGCTCGCCTACTTGACTTTAAAACAGACTCAGCAAAATTACAGATATTTTGTAGTAAAGGAAGCTTTGAAATTCCCTATTATTgcaaataattataattacaatTAAACTCTATAAAGTtagatgataaaaaaaaaatgatttttgagaATGTAGTCTTGGATTTGtgtcgaatattttatttgtgttgtaacaacctaaaatatttgttaatttgCTAGATTTCGTTAAAAGTGTTGCTTCAAGGATATGTACGTTGGTAATTTGAATCTGTCACCGTGTATATGTTATGTAGAAATACACTGGCATTCCAGATTTTAGATTAGCCAAATCATAGAAATTCTAGAGATTTAGAAAAAACTTATAAAAGACAAGTATATAGTATTTCGAGAGCAGCTTTAATTAAATGCAGGTTCGAAggtattttttttcttaatcACGCCTTCCGCTCCAAAGAAGTCTCTATTTAATTAGGAGGCCGCTGATATCTAAAAACTTGACTTGATATCGCAACTTGAATTTCCTGAAAAGAAACATGTGTGATGGGAATAGTGACAATAGCTAGAAGCATCATTAGAAAACTTATTAACGTAGATTTTAGcctaatattcatttttagttTCCGCCTAACAAGCTATTTCAATGCAGCTGAAATATAAAGCTAATGCTATATTGATGCATTTATGATATTTCGGCGACTACGATTGATATGTTCTCGAGATACtacatacacacacacacacagtaCGCACATACGCGTACATACAGCACGTACATATGTCGATCAAATCTCAACGTCGATGTActctaatattatattttattctagGTTTTCAAATCTTTGATATATAATCTCacatattatatacaaaaatcatatttgaactgagtatttgattttcaaaaataaaagggcAGTTCTAACGCCAGGTCGTCTTTAACAATGTCCGGGATCTTGGATATAACGACAAGTCAATATTCAGGAGATGGGGATGACCCTACAACAGCAGAAGGTAACTCCATTTACCGCTTTATAAATGATAAACGCCAGGAAAATGATTATACGAAGAGAAATACAACTTGTTTTTATTAGTGATACAATGTTTGCAATTTGCAATTTATTGACGCGATTTACTTACTGATTTCGGTAGAATTCCAGTTTTGTCATTTTAGCGGTTGCCAGTCATGATCatggtatttaaattttgatagtATATTGTAGAAGAACAATGCTTCGCAAACTTGTTAAGCCGTGCTCagtttttagaatttgtgaagttTCGTGCCCCATCttaaaaataactggctaagctataataaactacaaataacagatagtaagatgaaaatatgttttattaaaaaaaaaaaaacgttggcAATAGATGGATGGAACGCAAATAATGAAATGAATGTAAAGTTTTGAAACATAAGTAACCAAAATAAGGCGGGGAAGATCGaatctgacaaatatttttatttttaattagcttcacgtcccctcaaaaaaCTGTCTACGCCCCatgagaaccactgtactagaagtaaaaacaaaacttttggTCTATGGCTAGTAAGCTTATGAAGTGAGATTCATGTTATGATAAAGTTTTCTTTCGGTGAAttacaacaatatatatatatatataaatacacgCAGAACGTTTTAAAAGTTTAAACGTACGACATTGATACGATATTCTTTTATAAACACTTGTGGGACAATTAGGACTAATGCTCTAAAATAGGCAAGTGCACTGATTGGGGACATCTGTGCGGCAAATGAGACAAGTTGTACAAATTTCAGGAACctgatattttacaatttttagcATTGAGAAAATTTAATGTACTTTTTGCAGCAAACAACACTACGCTGCATATTCTTACTTCTTCATCTTTCCCCAATGTTTATGATGGGTGGCAATTCGACGGCGTCAGTTTTCTTATTGGTTTAATTATTATGATGGTACCGTTGGCCATGGTGATATGGAAACTGCTATTATACCGAAAACAGGCAATGAAGTAagtatttattattgttatattaAGACCAGTCAAAAACCTAACTTAGTTTGATGTTTTTCTAAGGATAAGTTTGTATATTTTGATGTGTTCGGTCATTTTGGTATGCCTTTTTGGGATGGAATGTTTCTTCACCTACTATTCatgttttctctgtttttaatatattggaTTGTCAATATATCTGTTTCTCGTCtgttttttcgtttttaatttACCGGATAATGGCAAAGTGGGTTCTTAATAAATATTCCCTCGAAATACAGTGTGAATACtatgttattttattgttcCACATTTCAGTATTGAAATTGAGGAGGACGACCCGGTAGAGATgagaagatatgaagatattccGGACATGATGCCCGGTAAATGAGCCTATCTTATTATTTTGGTAATTCACCCTTCCTTTATTGTGTAATCAATAAAAATCAGCAAATTCAATCCTTCTCATACACAATCTTTTTCTTCAAATCTCGAGATCTTTAAGTCTTTTACTGTCAAAATACGTCTGTCACTGAATAACTAATTTCCAGGCgttctagaagtatgtgtactattATGGAgggactcgtaatagaaccaaaatatgaaaaatcggaataaaattataccctaacccaaacctggtataCTACTGGAGTACCATTTAGACATTCGAGCataagtatttttttattttacagaatgattttttatttttcagaaaaagagAACGAAGAATCAAATGCGAATGCCCAAAGCAAGGCTGAATATGAAAACGTCGTCAGATACGAAATACCTATAGGGAAAACTCCAAATATGATAGATAGTCCTTACGAGTCTTACACTAACAATTCTGTGTCCGAATTTTAACTTTGGATGCTGTAGTGAAACCCAGGAGTGGAACCGAAGAGGAAGTTGGACCGTTTTCTTGGCTGTTATCAACCTAAACATTACTACTATACTAAAATGATATAGAACTATAATTTACAAGATGTAGCAAGATGCACGCAAATAAAATAACACCCAATACTTGTTTTGCCGCGTGGCTTAAAAATCAGATCGCTTGGTGATGGTGGCACGGTGCTCACATCAGGCAAAActatttcaatttcatcacaGGTGCTGCTAGAGTACGAGGTCTACGTCAATATACGACCTACAAAAGCTGGAGTTAGAGTTAGAAATAATTGATatttacttaaaaaaaaacggtaCTATCGAAATATGGGAGCCAATATGTCGGACAACggatcgtagtatgtgtaccacgttagggttaggcaataattttaggtacaaatacaatgggagtcacttggtcagtccccgaactcgcaatagaactaaagtatggaaaataggaataaaatgatggcctaatcctaacctggtacacgtactactaCATTGCGCTGCAGTACTGGCTTGTGTAGCTCTCACGCTGTAGTGCAAGCTTAAAGTAGTTCTCACAGTGTTCTAGACCGCATGACATAGTACTATCTTGGTAGACCTCACAATAAACTGATATTTTCACGCAATCAACTTtagtatattattttaatactattttaaaataagtaGACATTATCAATCGGGCCGATTAGAGTATTTTTGAAgagtaatattttcaaacagTAGCGTACTAAGGGGGCACGGGGTCATGCCCATCTCCCTGTTACTAGAAATGGATATTAGGACGTCATGTTTTTGGTACCATGACGTTCTTACAATTTGCCTGTATGCTCTCTGTATAAGGTCGCGTTCGGAGTGAAAAAGTAAATTCCCTAATAAAATCcaacattttgaataaatatttaaaatttggatCCTAATCTTACGCTATTGCTACCATTTTGCCAAGTTTTCCACTTCTTATATTACTAAATGAAATGaaccaaagttttttttaaatcattttttcaatCAAGTTTAAATTTGTATCATTAGAAACTAAAAAATTAGTTAAAATCATATACTGTAAACACAAACTGCAAAGTGGTGAAGTCACTTATAATCACCCGTATATGTCACCAAATGACCAAAAAAGAGAAcataaattttttgattactattacgaaaatgaataaatttatttatgaattaaaattttcCTAATGTATGATTATACTCAAAGGATTTAGTAATCATGGACGATTTGCACAAACGTTATGTTTCATACAAAATATCTGTCCTGTTTTTGGGGATCACCCTACTGTAGTAAATTTTTTCTAAGACGATTTGATGATTCTATTTTTGattgacaaaataaatgctTATTTGATCATTTATACTTTATTTACACTTTTCCTTTCATGCACTTGTACTTCATCGTTTCCCCTGGCTCTGGGCCGATGTATCTAGTATGTACCAATACAAaagaaaatgattgaaatattaaatatataaacctAGAATTTattatgcatttttttttattaatattagttTCTAGTTTGA
Encoded here:
- the LOC120334904 gene encoding uncharacterized protein LOC120334904, giving the protein MSGILDITTSQYSGDGDDPTTAEANNTTLHILTSSSFPNVYDGWQFDGVSFLIGLIIMMVPLAMVIWKLLLYRKQAMNIEIEEDDPVEMRRYEDIPDMMPEKENEESNANAQSKAEYENVVRYEIPIGKTPNMIDSPYESYTNNSVSEF